A DNA window from Leptolyngbya sp. KIOST-1 contains the following coding sequences:
- a CDS encoding ABC transporter permease — MAAGALGWWGVPLGILAGTLRGSVPFLLVSLGECLTEKSGKINLGLEGTLLMGAMSAYAVSFLSSGLVGPTLAPWLGVLAAGLAGLGLGAIHGWLSQQPRVNDVAVGIAMIIFGSGLAFFLGKPFIQPQAPQLPTLAAGSWSSLPQVQSALQISPLFVLGVAIVPLMSWFFKSTRWGLYVRAVGDSPEAALAMGISIFWVRMAAIAGGSCLAGIGGASLSLFFPGVWTERISSGQGLMAVALVIFARWQPWQCLWASLLFGGAQAMGPAFQSVGIDSYRYLFNAAPYILTLVIMIITCSPQRTLSGAPGALGKDS, encoded by the coding sequence ATGGCGGCAGGAGCACTGGGCTGGTGGGGGGTACCCCTGGGTATTTTGGCGGGCACTCTGCGGGGCAGCGTGCCATTTTTACTGGTCAGTTTGGGGGAATGCCTGACCGAAAAAAGCGGCAAAATCAATCTTGGCCTGGAAGGTACGCTGCTGATGGGGGCCATGAGCGCCTACGCCGTTTCCTTCCTCAGCTCGGGCCTGGTGGGGCCAACCCTGGCCCCCTGGCTGGGGGTGCTGGCGGCAGGGCTGGCCGGACTGGGGCTGGGGGCCATTCACGGCTGGCTGTCCCAGCAGCCCCGCGTCAACGATGTGGCGGTGGGCATTGCCATGATTATTTTTGGCAGCGGCCTGGCTTTTTTCCTGGGCAAGCCCTTCATTCAGCCCCAGGCTCCCCAGTTGCCCACGCTGGCGGCGGGTAGCTGGAGCAGTCTGCCCCAGGTGCAGTCCGCACTGCAGATCAGCCCGCTGTTTGTGCTGGGGGTGGCGATCGTGCCCTTGATGAGCTGGTTCTTCAAGTCCACCCGGTGGGGATTGTACGTGCGGGCGGTGGGCGATAGTCCCGAAGCGGCCCTGGCCATGGGTATTTCCATTTTTTGGGTGCGGATGGCAGCGATCGCGGGGGGCAGCTGTTTAGCAGGCATTGGCGGCGCCAGCCTATCGCTGTTTTTCCCCGGCGTGTGGACCGAGCGCATCTCCAGCGGCCAGGGCCTGATGGCCGTGGCGCTGGTTATTTTTGCCCGCTGGCAGCCCTGGCAGTGCCTGTGGGCATCGCTGCTGTTTGGCGGTGCCCAGGCCATGGGACCAGCGTTTCAGTCGGTGGGCATCGACTCCTACCGCTACCTGTTCAATGCCGCCCCCTACATTTTGACTCTGGTGATTATGATCATCACCTGTTCGCCACAGCGGACTTTGTCGGGTGCACCAGGCGCTTTGGGCAAGGACAGTTAA
- a CDS encoding glycoside hydrolase family 10 protein — MTSQLNQKLKHRILLFWTTLLAVVMLGGPAIAFLPPSVVPWEAEPGQFAPIPQSFQKIRGVWLTTNDMNMLRDSARVQSAMAELSQLNFNTVYPVVWNSGYALYPSAIAQRAGIPYIHRGAAGQDILADVINQAHRQGLLAIPWFEFGFMAPPSSELATAHPDWLTQRQNGSQTSGSAAGEVVWLNPFKPEVQQFITSLVAEIAARYDIDGIQFDDHTALPSDFGYDPYTRALYQQETGQSVPSNPRDSAWMRWRADKITDFVAQLNQTVKQYRPQAIFSVSPNPYDTAYNSFLQDWVNWIDRGLVDELLVQVYRWDMNSFTDQILRPEIQRAQTQIPVGIGILTGLRNRPMPMAMIQSQVMRSTAQGLGVAFFYYESLWYDAPEPVAERQARFRDLFSVPASRFSLR; from the coding sequence ATGACTTCTCAGCTCAACCAAAAACTAAAGCACCGGATTCTGTTGTTCTGGACCACGCTGCTGGCGGTGGTGATGCTAGGGGGGCCTGCGATCGCATTTCTGCCGCCATCGGTGGTGCCTTGGGAGGCAGAGCCGGGGCAGTTTGCGCCCATTCCCCAGAGCTTTCAGAAAATTCGGGGGGTGTGGCTGACCACCAACGATATGAATATGCTGCGAGATTCGGCTCGGGTGCAGAGCGCCATGGCCGAGTTGTCTCAGCTCAACTTCAACACGGTCTATCCCGTGGTCTGGAATTCGGGCTATGCCCTCTATCCCAGCGCGATCGCCCAGCGAGCCGGAATCCCCTACATTCACCGCGGTGCCGCCGGGCAGGACATTCTGGCGGACGTGATTAACCAGGCCCATCGCCAGGGCTTGTTGGCCATTCCGTGGTTTGAGTTTGGCTTTATGGCCCCACCGTCATCGGAGTTGGCTACGGCTCACCCGGACTGGTTGACCCAGCGCCAGAACGGCAGCCAGACCTCGGGCAGTGCGGCGGGGGAAGTGGTGTGGCTCAACCCGTTTAAGCCGGAGGTGCAGCAGTTTATCACCAGCCTGGTGGCCGAAATTGCCGCCCGCTACGACATTGACGGCATTCAGTTCGATGACCACACGGCCCTGCCCAGCGACTTTGGCTATGACCCCTACACCCGGGCGCTCTACCAGCAGGAGACTGGCCAGTCGGTGCCAAGCAACCCGCGAGATTCGGCCTGGATGCGCTGGCGGGCGGACAAGATTACGGACTTTGTGGCGCAGCTCAACCAGACGGTGAAGCAGTATCGCCCCCAGGCCATCTTTTCGGTGTCGCCCAATCCCTACGACACGGCCTACAACTCGTTTTTGCAGGACTGGGTAAACTGGATCGACCGGGGCCTGGTGGATGAATTGCTGGTGCAGGTCTACCGCTGGGACATGAACAGCTTTACGGATCAAATTCTGCGGCCCGAAATTCAGAGGGCCCAAACTCAAATCCCGGTGGGCATTGGCATTCTGACTGGGTTACGCAACCGCCCCATGCCGATGGCGATGATTCAATCTCAGGTGATGCGATCGACGGCCCAGGGGTTGGGGGTGGCCTTTTTCTACTACGAAAGTCTCTGGTACGATGCGCCAGAGCCTGTGGCCGAGCGCCAGGCCCGCTTCCGGGATTTGTTTAGCGTTCCAGCGTCCCGGTTTAGCCTGCGATAA
- a CDS encoding alpha/beta hydrolase, which yields MKKQILAAIALASLGLGTLTANPALAAQRVRLNYRGFSRTVPVSLLEMLANTGESTGVLGGLLNQAGQDPNELRSVLTRPLAADPVVLDRALNSRPGEWVLDYLGQSIHTGAGTANRQALRAALVLSASDDGQITLLELLQNYPTEEVVLEGDNIQAAYNRLASFLRPLSVLFSWIF from the coding sequence ATGAAAAAACAGATATTAGCAGCGATCGCCCTGGCTAGTTTGGGGCTGGGCACCCTGACCGCCAATCCCGCTCTGGCAGCCCAGCGGGTAAGGCTCAACTATCGGGGCTTTAGCCGTACCGTACCCGTTTCCCTGCTCGAAATGCTGGCCAATACCGGTGAGTCGACCGGGGTGCTGGGGGGCTTGCTCAACCAGGCGGGGCAAGATCCCAATGAGCTGCGATCGGTGCTGACGCGCCCACTGGCTGCCGATCCGGTCGTCCTCGATCGCGCCCTCAACAGCCGTCCGGGCGAGTGGGTGCTCGACTACCTGGGGCAGTCTATCCACACTGGCGCGGGTACCGCTAACCGGCAGGCTCTGCGGGCCGCCCTGGTGCTTTCGGCCAGCGACGATGGGCAAATCACCCTGCTAGAGCTACTGCAAAATTACCCCACCGAAGAAGTCGTTTTAGAAGGCGACAATATCCAGGCGGCTTACAATCGCCTGGCTAGCTTTCTGCGGCCGCTGTCTGTCTTGTTCTCCTGGATTTTCTAG
- the gap gene encoding type I glyceraldehyde-3-phosphate dehydrogenase, whose product MATLKVGINGFGRIGRLVLRGGIKNPNIEFVGINDLVPPENLAYLLKYDSTHGRFEGTVEAVADGIVVDGKKIPCMAERNPADLPWGELGADYVVESTGLFTTFDTAHQHIAAGAKRVILSAPTKDPERVHTMVVGVNHETFDSANDIVVSNASCTTNCLAPVAKVIHENFGLAEGLMTTVHAATATQPTVDGPSKKDFRGGRGAGQNIIPASTGAAKAVTLVLPELKGKLTGMAFRVPTPNVSVVDLTFRTEQPTSYEAICAAIKTAANGPMKGILGYTEDDVVSSDFITDPHSSTFDAGAGIALNDNFFKVVAWYDNEWGYSMRVVDLMLYMAQKEGILSGVKIPATV is encoded by the coding sequence ATGGCAACTCTAAAAGTCGGCATCAACGGCTTTGGCCGTATTGGTCGCCTGGTGCTGCGCGGCGGCATCAAAAATCCCAACATTGAATTTGTCGGCATCAATGATCTGGTGCCCCCGGAAAACCTCGCCTACCTGCTCAAGTACGACTCTACCCACGGTCGGTTTGAGGGCACCGTCGAAGCTGTGGCCGATGGCATTGTTGTAGACGGTAAAAAAATTCCCTGTATGGCCGAGCGCAACCCAGCCGATCTGCCCTGGGGCGAGCTTGGAGCCGACTACGTGGTTGAGTCCACGGGCCTGTTTACCACCTTTGACACGGCGCACCAGCATATCGCCGCCGGAGCCAAGCGAGTGATTCTCTCGGCACCTACCAAAGACCCTGAGCGAGTGCACACTATGGTTGTGGGCGTTAACCACGAAACGTTTGACTCCGCTAACGACATCGTTGTGTCGAACGCCAGCTGCACCACCAACTGCCTCGCCCCCGTGGCCAAGGTCATCCACGAAAACTTCGGCTTGGCTGAGGGCCTAATGACTACCGTTCATGCCGCCACCGCCACCCAGCCCACCGTCGACGGTCCCTCCAAAAAGGACTTTCGCGGCGGTCGTGGCGCGGGTCAAAATATCATCCCCGCCTCCACCGGAGCCGCGAAGGCCGTGACTCTGGTACTGCCGGAGCTGAAGGGCAAACTGACCGGTATGGCCTTTCGCGTACCCACTCCCAACGTATCGGTGGTTGACCTCACCTTTAGAACCGAGCAGCCCACCAGCTACGAGGCGATCTGTGCCGCAATCAAAACCGCTGCCAACGGCCCGATGAAAGGAATCCTGGGCTACACCGAAGACGATGTAGTCTCCAGCGACTTCATCACCGATCCCCACTCCAGTACCTTCGATGCCGGAGCGGGCATTGCCCTCAACGACAACTTTTTTAAAGTTGTCGCCTGGTACGACAACGAGTGGGGCTACTCCATGCGCGTGGTCGATCTGATGCTCTATATGGCTCAAAAAGAAGGCATTCTCTCCGGTGTAAAGATTCCCGCGACGGTTTAG
- a CDS encoding DUF3536 domain-containing protein, with product MADSLQHSALQAPSAAHPSPHGPHDGLIPAVSTGVFVCVHGHFYQPPRENPYLDAIEKQPSAAPYHNWNERIHHECYRPNAFARILNDRGEVVRIVNTFEYISFNIGPTLLSWMERYDLETYQRILDADRNSCERLNGHGNAIAQVYNHIILPLANPRDKVTQVRWGIEDFRRRFGRQPEGIWLAETAIDYPTLDVLHAEGIKFTILAPSQVQRCRPLVSYNGERDSWQEVGGGQIDPSRPYRCFLKHADGSPDPSRYVDIFFYDGPISRDMGFNDVLSSSQHFVGRIGQAVHGDHRPFQLISVATDGETFGHHRGGAEKALAYAVTDEFPRQGWTVTNYAHYLATHPPTWEAELKPVTAWSCSHGVDRWQDDCGCGGGGVWNQQWRRPLRDSLNWLRDQLATVYEEHGAALLRDPWAARDAYVGVMGDRSPESLNAFFKAHQTRKLSAIERVTALQLLEMQRHALFMYTSCGWFFEELSRPEGTQILRYAARAIELAGEVAGIALEPEFVKRLLHAPSNIDEFATGAGVYEALVKPSRISLEQVVAHYAIGSLFTDYHREQTVYCYSVQQQDYRRQRMGPISLAVGQVEITSTITREKLSLAFAVVHLGGWDFHCGIKVMRSRLAYTQAKATVFESLGQASAAQVILAINSAFGPHTYGLQDLFAEERHRMMGLLSKDTLLRLDQLYTQVYRDNYGVLRAFHRDGLPVPKELQVAADIALSHRAMEVLQALERETSDPTVSPLRQGGDYLNELEAIATEASTCNASLSLTAAKPMLERLIGRSVWQILNQAPTESLAADVDWLGRLVNLGQQLSLGLSLERSQELYYQHLNRQVFALLKQAAVSKTALGPDSRAQVNDILRLGEYLSMDVGAVLKALDHLDPGRPA from the coding sequence ATGGCTGATTCACTCCAGCATTCGGCGTTGCAGGCTCCCTCTGCGGCTCATCCGTCCCCCCATGGCCCCCACGATGGGCTGATCCCCGCTGTCAGCACGGGGGTCTTTGTCTGTGTTCACGGCCACTTCTACCAGCCACCGCGCGAAAATCCCTACCTGGACGCGATCGAGAAGCAGCCCAGCGCCGCCCCTTACCACAACTGGAACGAGCGCATCCACCACGAGTGCTATCGGCCCAACGCCTTTGCCCGCATCCTCAACGATCGCGGCGAAGTCGTCCGCATTGTCAATACTTTTGAATACATCAGCTTCAACATTGGCCCCACCCTGCTGAGCTGGATGGAGCGCTACGACCTGGAAACCTACCAGCGCATTCTCGACGCCGATCGCAACAGCTGTGAGCGCTTGAATGGCCACGGCAATGCGATCGCCCAGGTCTACAACCACATCATTCTGCCCCTGGCCAACCCGCGCGACAAAGTCACCCAGGTGCGCTGGGGCATTGAGGACTTTCGCCGCCGCTTTGGTCGCCAGCCAGAGGGCATTTGGCTGGCCGAAACCGCGATCGACTACCCCACCCTGGATGTGCTCCACGCCGAGGGGATCAAGTTCACGATTTTGGCTCCGTCGCAGGTGCAGCGCTGCCGCCCGTTGGTCAGCTACAACGGCGAACGCGACAGCTGGCAGGAAGTGGGCGGTGGCCAGATCGACCCCAGCCGGCCCTACCGCTGCTTTCTCAAACACGCCGACGGCAGCCCCGACCCCAGCCGCTACGTAGACATCTTCTTCTACGACGGCCCGATCTCCCGCGATATGGGCTTTAACGATGTGCTGAGTTCGTCGCAGCACTTTGTCGGACGCATCGGCCAGGCCGTCCACGGGGATCACCGCCCCTTCCAGCTGATTTCGGTCGCCACCGACGGCGAAACCTTTGGCCACCACCGGGGCGGGGCTGAAAAAGCGCTGGCCTATGCCGTTACCGACGAATTCCCGCGCCAGGGCTGGACGGTGACCAACTACGCCCACTACCTGGCCACCCACCCGCCCACCTGGGAAGCTGAACTCAAACCTGTCACCGCCTGGAGCTGCTCCCACGGTGTCGATCGCTGGCAGGATGACTGTGGCTGCGGCGGCGGTGGGGTCTGGAACCAGCAGTGGCGGCGGCCCCTGCGCGACAGCCTCAACTGGCTGCGCGACCAGCTGGCCACTGTATACGAGGAGCACGGGGCGGCCCTGCTGCGCGATCCCTGGGCAGCGCGTGATGCTTATGTGGGGGTGATGGGCGATCGCAGCCCCGAGAGCCTCAACGCCTTCTTCAAGGCCCACCAGACCCGCAAACTTTCGGCCATTGAGCGGGTCACCGCCCTGCAACTGCTGGAGATGCAGCGCCACGCCCTGTTTATGTACACCAGCTGCGGCTGGTTTTTCGAAGAACTCTCGCGCCCCGAGGGCACTCAAATTTTGCGCTATGCCGCCCGAGCCATTGAGCTAGCCGGGGAGGTGGCGGGGATCGCCCTGGAGCCGGAATTTGTCAAACGGCTGCTGCATGCCCCCAGCAACATTGACGAGTTTGCCACCGGGGCAGGCGTCTACGAGGCCCTGGTCAAACCCTCCCGCATTTCCCTGGAGCAGGTGGTGGCCCACTACGCCATCGGGTCGCTCTTTACCGACTACCACCGCGAGCAGACCGTCTACTGCTACAGCGTCCAGCAGCAGGACTACCGCCGCCAGCGCATGGGGCCCATTTCCCTGGCGGTGGGGCAGGTCGAAATCACCTCCACCATCACCCGCGAGAAGCTGAGCTTGGCCTTTGCGGTAGTGCACCTGGGCGGCTGGGACTTCCACTGCGGTATTAAGGTCATGCGATCGCGCCTTGCCTATACCCAGGCCAAAGCAACGGTGTTTGAGAGCCTGGGCCAGGCCAGCGCCGCCCAGGTCATCCTCGCCATCAACAGCGCCTTTGGTCCCCACACCTACGGCCTGCAAGACCTGTTTGCCGAAGAGCGCCACCGCATGATGGGTCTGCTCTCTAAAGACACCCTGCTGCGCCTCGACCAGCTCTATACCCAGGTCTACCGCGACAACTACGGTGTGCTGCGGGCCTTCCATCGTGACGGGCTGCCCGTACCCAAGGAGCTACAGGTGGCGGCAGATATCGCCCTCAGCCACCGGGCCATGGAGGTGCTGCAAGCCCTGGAGCGCGAGACCAGCGATCCCACCGTCAGTCCCCTGCGCCAGGGGGGCGACTACTTGAATGAACTGGAGGCGATCGCCACCGAGGCCAGCACTTGCAATGCTTCGCTGTCGCTGACGGCGGCCAAGCCCATGCTGGAGCGCCTGATCGGGCGATCGGTGTGGCAAATTCTCAACCAGGCCCCGACCGAATCCCTCGCCGCCGATGTGGACTGGCTGGGTCGTCTGGTCAACCTGGGCCAGCAGCTCTCCCTGGGCCTCTCCCTGGAGCGCTCCCAGGAGCTGTATTACCAGCACCTCAACCGCCAGGTGTTTGCCCTGCTCAAACAGGCGGCGGTCTCCAAGACGGCCCTCGGCCCCGACAGCCGCGCCCAGGTCAACGACATCCTCCGCCTCGGCGAATACCTGTCGATGGATGTGGGGGCAGTGCTGAAGGCACTGGACCATCTCGATCCCGGTCGGCCTGCGTAG
- a CDS encoding sensor histidine kinase has translation MFQATRRRLALWYTAVTAVLLLLFASGFYLYVRTTLVERVDDTLNHVVEIVERSLVIEPDAAGDHIFTTPKASSSPLRVNVEASFRDNARAVEDDHIDLEWFGPDGQLLWSTFTDLQPVPLHVNPAGETVQVGLDTFFRQITERVQANGQVLGYLRVSHPWFEVTKPSRRLIVDLALGTSLMVGAVAAIGWLLSGIAIAPVRDSYQQLKQFTADASHELRNPIAVIQTNAQVALSDPDPDVAIQQKQFEVIERLTRRLGRLVDDLLFLARQESGLIAFAPASLSLEGLLEEVVEEQQVMAAERQLALRVEVASEDQGKHRSGNPQNLAAPPTASSTILGDPGQLTRLFTNLISNAVQYTPAGGSVTVQVKPTKYQGHPGVQVTVSDTGIGMDEEALTHAFDRFFRADPSRLRHGEQGTGLGLAIARVIVDAHRGHIHLESQRGEGTTVTVVLPQGSG, from the coding sequence ATGTTTCAGGCGACACGGCGGCGACTGGCGCTCTGGTATACGGCGGTGACGGCGGTGCTGCTGCTGCTGTTTGCCAGCGGCTTTTACCTTTACGTGCGTACCACCCTGGTCGAGCGGGTGGATGACACGCTCAACCATGTAGTGGAAATTGTGGAGCGATCGCTCGTGATCGAACCTGACGCCGCTGGGGATCACATCTTTACCACCCCTAAGGCCAGCAGTTCGCCGCTACGGGTGAATGTCGAGGCCAGCTTTCGCGACAATGCCCGCGCCGTCGAAGACGACCACATTGACCTGGAGTGGTTTGGCCCCGATGGGCAACTGCTGTGGTCTACCTTTACCGACCTCCAGCCCGTGCCCCTGCATGTGAACCCCGCTGGCGAAACGGTGCAGGTCGGTCTAGACACGTTCTTTCGCCAGATTACCGAGCGGGTGCAGGCCAACGGCCAGGTGCTGGGCTACCTGCGGGTCAGCCACCCCTGGTTTGAGGTGACCAAGCCCAGCCGGCGCTTGATCGTGGATCTGGCCCTGGGTACCAGCCTGATGGTGGGGGCGGTGGCGGCGATCGGCTGGCTGCTGTCGGGGATCGCGATCGCCCCCGTGCGCGACTCCTACCAGCAGCTGAAGCAGTTCACCGCCGATGCCTCCCACGAACTGCGCAACCCGATCGCCGTGATCCAGACCAATGCCCAGGTGGCCCTGTCGGATCCCGACCCGGATGTGGCCATCCAGCAGAAGCAGTTTGAGGTAATTGAGCGGCTGACCCGGCGGCTGGGGCGACTGGTGGATGATCTGCTGTTTCTGGCCCGTCAGGAGAGCGGCCTGATCGCCTTTGCCCCAGCTTCCCTCAGCCTGGAGGGGCTGCTGGAGGAGGTGGTGGAAGAGCAGCAGGTGATGGCCGCCGAGCGCCAGCTTGCCCTGCGGGTGGAGGTCGCGTCCGAAGATCAGGGGAAGCATCGTTCAGGCAATCCCCAAAATCTGGCGGCACCGCCCACCGCCAGCTCCACGATTCTGGGCGATCCCGGCCAGCTCACGCGACTATTTACCAACCTGATCAGCAATGCGGTGCAGTACACCCCCGCCGGGGGCAGCGTGACGGTACAGGTCAAACCCACTAAGTACCAGGGCCATCCAGGCGTGCAGGTCACCGTCAGCGATACTGGCATCGGCATGGACGAGGAAGCGCTGACCCACGCCTTCGATCGCTTCTTCCGAGCCGATCCCTCCCGTTTGCGCCACGGCGAACAGGGCACCGGGCTGGGGCTGGCGATCGCCAGGGTGATTGTCGATGCCCATCGGGGCCACATTCACCTGGAAAGTCAGCGGGGTGAGGGGACGACGGTGACGGTGGTGCTGCCGCAGGGGAGTGGGTGA
- a CDS encoding HEPN domain-containing protein: MNGSDVNDDELHEVQQWLAKSRQDLQAAHVLIENSEPLFAISVYHCQQSAEKALKGYLTYQGAMFQKTHNLIVLVNLCIPFDADFHSLQLIAATLTPYGSEFRYPGDLSEPSRSDTEQAIDMAVSVLDFVIQRLP; the protein is encoded by the coding sequence ATGAATGGTAGTGACGTGAATGATGACGAACTCCATGAAGTTCAACAGTGGCTTGCTAAAAGCAGGCAAGATCTACAGGCTGCGCACGTTTTAATAGAAAACTCAGAACCGCTTTTCGCCATCTCTGTTTATCACTGTCAGCAATCCGCAGAAAAAGCGCTAAAAGGCTACCTGACTTATCAAGGTGCAATGTTTCAGAAAACGCATAACTTGATAGTTTTAGTGAATCTTTGTATTCCTTTTGATGCTGATTTCCATAGCCTTCAGTTGATTGCCGCGACGCTGACACCCTACGGCTCAGAGTTTCGCTATCCGGGAGATTTATCAGAACCCAGTCGGAGCGACACTGAGCAGGCTATTGATATGGCTGTATCAGTACTCGATTTTGTCATCCAGAGATTGCCTTAG
- a CDS encoding nucleotidyltransferase domain-containing protein, whose amino-acid sequence MPPLTAALLDSITQRLVAALQPEQIILFGSYAYGEPNEDSDIDLLVIVSQSDEPGYRRARVAYKALRGIGIPTDVLVMTREEVQRKLNVRSSFIRRAVNEGRLLYEW is encoded by the coding sequence ATGCCACCGCTCACCGCCGCTCTGCTCGATTCCATCACCCAGCGTTTGGTAGCTGCCCTTCAGCCAGAGCAGATCATTTTGTTTGGCTCCTATGCCTACGGCGAACCCAACGAAGACAGCGATATCGACCTGCTGGTGATCGTCTCGCAGTCCGATGAGCCTGGCTACCGCCGAGCCCGGGTTGCCTACAAGGCGCTGCGGGGCATCGGCATCCCGACCGACGTCTTAGTCATGACACGAGAAGAGGTGCAGCGTAAGCTCAATGTGCGAAGTTCCTTTATTCGGCGCGCTGTGAACGAAGGCAGGCTGCTGTATGAATGGTAG